Proteins from one Mycteria americana isolate JAX WOST 10 ecotype Jacksonville Zoo and Gardens chromosome 1, USCA_MyAme_1.0, whole genome shotgun sequence genomic window:
- the SLC5A3 gene encoding sodium/myo-inositol cotransporter, protein MRAALETADIAIVALYFVLVMCIGFFAMWKYNRSTVSGYFLAGRSMTWVAIGASLFVSNIGSEHFIGLAGSGAASGFAVGAWEFNALMLLQLLGWVFVPVYIRSGVYTMPEYLSKRFGGHRIQIYFAALSLILYIFTKLSVDLYSGALFIQESLGWNLYLSVILLIGMTALLTVTGGLVAVIYTDTLQALLMIIGALTLMIISITEVGGFEEVKRRYMLASPNITSILLTYNISNTDSCNVDPKPDALKMLREPTDEDIPWPGFLLGQTPASVWYWCADQVIVQRVLAAKNIAHAKGSTLMAGFLKLLPMFIIVVPGMISRILFADDIACINPEHCFQVCGSRAGCSNIAYPRLVMKLVPVGLRGLMMAVMIAALMSDLDSIFNSASTIFTLDVYKLIRKSATSRELMIVGRVFVAFMVVISIAWVPIIVEMQGGQMYLYIQEVADYLTPPVAALFLMGIFWKRCNEQGAFYGGMAGFVLGAIRLILAFIYRAPECNQPDTRPSFIKNIHYMYVATALFWITGIVTFVVSLLTPPPTKEQVRTTTFWAVKNRNVKENAAKGELYKVQEKSILKCNENANHIIPNGKSEENIKNIKPEDINLLVTCRDDSNPVISVSHSEVETPVDCYSNGQAALMGEKKHEEETDDRERHLKFIDWFCGFKSKNMNKRAVREMEEETVCLQMLEETPKVKLLLNTGLVCVCSLGIFMFVYFSL, encoded by the coding sequence ATGAGGGCTGCTTTGGAAACAGCAGACATTGCCATTGTGGCACTGTACTTCGTGCTTGTAATGTGCATAGGTTTTTTTGCCATGTGGAAATACAATCGGAGCACCGTAAGTGGCTACTTTTTGGCAGGGCGTTCTATGACCTGGGTAGCTATTGGTGCATCTTTATTTGTGAGCAATATTGGAAGTGAACATTTCATTGGGCTCGCAGGATCTGGAGCGGCGAGTGGATTTGCAGTAGGTGCATGGGAATTCAACGCCTTAATGCTTTTGCAGCTTTTAGGATGGGTCTTCGTCCCAGTCTACATCCGGTCGGGAGTATACACCATGCCTGAATACTTGTCCAAGCGTTTTGGAGGGCATagaattcaaatatattttgcagcATTGTCTCTAATTCTTTATATCTTCACCAAACTCTCAGTTGACTTGTATTCAGGGGCACTTTTTATTCAAGAATCGCTAGGTTGGAACCTCTATTTGTCAGTTATCCTCCTTATTGGAATGACTGCACTGTTGACTGTGACTGGAGGTCTTGTGGCTGTCATCTACACAGACACCCTTCAAGCTCTGCTTATGATTATTGGTGCCCTCACACTTATGATCATAAGTATTACGGAGGTTGGTGGGTTTGAAGAAGTTAAAAGAAGGTACATGTTAGCGTCACCAAATATTACGTCTATCTTGTTAACCTACAACATTTCCAATACCGATTCCTGCAATGTCGACCCAAAGCCTGATGCTCTTAAAATGTTGCGCGAGCCAACAGATGAAGATATTCCCTGGCCTGGATTTCTGTTGGGACAGACCCCAGCTTCTGTCTGGTACTGGTGTGCCGACCAAGTCATAGTTCAGAGAGTTTTAGCTGCAAAAAACATTGCTCATGCCAAAGGATCCACTCTGATGGCAGGCTTCTTAAAGTTGCTGCCCATGTTTATTATAGTTGTCCCAGGGATGATTTCACGAATACTGTTTGCAGATGATATCGCCTGCATTAATCCGGAACACTGTTTTCAAGTCTGCGGGAGCAGAGCTGGATGCTCTAACATTGCCTACCCACGTTTGGTGATGAAACTTGTGCCGGTTGGTCTGCGGGGACTGATGATGGCTGTGATGATCGCTGCACTGATGAGTGACTTGGACTCGATATTCAACAGTGCCAGCACCATATTCACACTTGATGTCTACAAACTCATTCGGAAGAGTGCGACGTCTAGAGAACTGATGATTGTAGGAAGAGTCTTTGTTGCGTTCATGGTAGTTATAAGCATTGCCTGGGTCCCGATCATTGTAGAAATGCAAGGTGGTCAGATGTACCTTTATATTCAAGAGGTAGCGGACTATTTGACCCCACCGGTGGCTGCTCTGTTTCTTATGGGTATCTTTTGGAAGCGTTGCAATGAGCAGGGGGCTTTCTATGGCGGAATGGCCGGGTTTGTTCTTGGAGCGATACGGTTGATACTGGCATTTATCTATCGTGCTCCGGAGTGTAACCAGCCGGATACTAGGCCAAGCTTTATCAAAAACATCCATTACATGTATGTTGCGACAGCTCTGTTCTGGATCACTGGGATTGTGACCTTTGTAGTGAGCCTCCTCACGCCTCCGCCTACGAAGGAGCAGGTTCGGACGACCACTTTCTGGGCCGTGAAAAACAGGAATGTAAAAGAGAATGCCGCAAAGGGGGAGCTGTACAAAGTGCAAGAAAAGAGCATCCTCAAGTGCAATGAAAATGCTAACCATATCATTCCAAACGGCAAATcggaagaaaatattaaaaatattaagccGGAGGATATCAATCTTCTGGTTACTTGCAGAGATGACAGCAACCCAGTGATTTCTGTGAGTCACTCTGAAGTCGAGACACCAGTTGATTGTTATTCGAACGGACAAGCGGCTTTgatgggggagaaaaagcatGAGGAAGAGACTGACGATAGAGAGAGACATTTGAAATTCATAGATTGGTTCTGtggctttaaaagtaaaaacatgaACAAGAGAGCTGTTcgggagatggaggaagagacTGTTTGTTTACAAATGCTGGAAGAGACTCCAAAAGTTAAACTATTACTAAATACTGGACTGGTCTGTGTCTGTTCGCTTGGAATATTCATGTTTGTCTATTTCTCTTTGTGA